One Patescibacteria group bacterium DNA segment encodes these proteins:
- the rfbB gene encoding dTDP-glucose 4,6-dehydratase: MKLFITGGAGFIGSNFILYWAKKYPKDKIVNFDKLTYAGNLENLKTVEKNKNYKFIKGDITDPVAVNKAMAGADIVVHFAAETHVDRSILGPAVFVTTNVIGTQVLLDAALKHKIKRFHHVSTDEVFGALKLGSKEKFSEKTPYNPHSPYSAAKAASDHLVRAYADTFGLPITISNCANNYGPYMFPEKLISLAITNLMEGKPVPVYGDGKYVRDWLYVEDHCRAIDLILKKGKVGQTYCIGGMTQDVNNLELIKKLLKILGKDESSIVFVKDRPGHDRRYAIDWSKAKKELGYKPRYDFNTCLKKTVDWYVKNEKWWRRVKSGEYQKYYKKQYGK; encoded by the coding sequence ATGAAACTATTTATTACCGGCGGCGCTGGGTTTATCGGCTCCAATTTTATTCTCTATTGGGCTAAGAAATACCCCAAAGACAAGATCGTTAATTTTGATAAATTAACTTATGCCGGCAATTTGGAAAACCTAAAAACGGTTGAAAAAAATAAAAATTATAAATTTATCAAAGGCGACATCACTGACCCGGTGGCGGTAAACAAGGCTATGGCCGGCGCTGATATCGTAGTGCATTTTGCTGCCGAAACTCACGTTGACCGATCAATACTTGGTCCAGCAGTTTTTGTTACGACCAATGTTATCGGTACTCAAGTGTTACTCGATGCCGCTCTCAAACACAAAATAAAAAGATTTCACCATGTTTCTACCGATGAAGTGTTTGGTGCGCTAAAGCTTGGCAGTAAAGAAAAGTTTAGTGAAAAAACGCCTTACAACCCGCATAGTCCTTATTCTGCGGCTAAGGCTGCGTCAGATCATCTGGTTCGCGCTTACGCCGATACTTTTGGTTTGCCGATTACTATTTCCAATTGTGCCAATAATTACGGCCCCTATATGTTTCCGGAAAAGCTGATTTCTCTAGCCATTACTAATTTAATGGAAGGAAAACCGGTGCCGGTTTACGGTGATGGTAAATATGTTCGTGACTGGCTATATGTCGAAGATCATTGTCGGGCGATTGATTTGATTTTGAAAAAAGGCAAAGTAGGGCAAACTTATTGTATTGGCGGTATGACCCAAGACGTGAATAATTTGGAACTAATAAAAAAATTATTAAAGATTTTGGGTAAAGACGAAAGCAGTATTGTTTTTGTCAAAGACCGTCCTGGTCACGATCGTCGCTATGCTATTGATTGGTCAAAAGCTAAAAAGGAGTTAGGCTACAAACCACGGTATGATTTTAATACTTGCCTGAAGAAAACTGTTGACTGGTATGTAAAAAACGAAAAATGGTGGCGGCGAGTTAAATCAGGCGAGTATCAGAAGTATTATAAAAAGCAGTATGGAAAGTAG
- a CDS encoding EF-Tu/IF-2/RF-3 family GTPase: MAAEKAIGKITHYFPHINVAVVKIDDGELKIGDKIRIKGEKTDFEQAVESIQVEHKPVDVVQVGEDAGLKVEGVAKEGDVVYLIEE, encoded by the coding sequence ATGGCCGCTGAAAAAGCTATCGGTAAAATAACCCATTATTTTCCCCATATCAACGTCGCGGTTGTTAAAATCGATGACGGCGAGCTAAAGATCGGTGATAAAATTCGTATCAAGGGAGAGAAAACTGATTTTGAGCAGGCGGTAGAATCAATACAGGTGGAACACAAGCCAGTAGACGTCGTCCAGGTTGGTGAAGATGCCGGATTAAAGGTAGAAGGGGTTGCTAAAGAAGGTGATGTAGTTTATTTAATAGAAGAATGA
- a CDS encoding sugar phosphate nucleotidyltransferase — MKGIILAGGKATRLRPLTKVTSKQLLPIYNKPMIYYPLETLLRAGIKDILIIISPDNAGQFLHLLGSGKEFGEDVRFSYEIQEEPRGLADAFIIGEKFIGDDNVTMILGDNIFEDDLAKDIASFESGGRIFCKKVNDPERFGVAVFSQDNQVMKIVEKPKEWISDYAIVGAYVYDNRVIEFAKNVKPSARGEIEITDLHNAYLDLGELDVRFIEGGYFDAGTFDSLLAAGNFMAQKAKD, encoded by the coding sequence ATGAAAGGTATTATTCTTGCTGGCGGCAAGGCAACTCGGTTACGCCCGTTAACCAAGGTGACTTCCAAGCAGCTTTTGCCGATTTATAATAAACCGATGATTTATTATCCGTTGGAAACACTGCTCCGAGCGGGAATTAAGGATATTTTGATCATTATTTCCCCAGACAATGCCGGGCAATTTTTGCATTTGCTTGGTTCGGGCAAAGAGTTTGGTGAGGACGTGAGATTTAGTTACGAGATACAAGAAGAGCCACGGGGACTTGCCGACGCGTTTATTATCGGTGAAAAGTTTATTGGCGATGATAATGTTACTATGATACTTGGCGATAATATTTTTGAAGACGATCTAGCCAAAGATATTGCCAGTTTTGAATCCGGTGGCCGGATTTTTTGCAAAAAAGTTAATGATCCAGAACGGTTTGGTGTGGCGGTTTTTAGTCAAGATAATCAGGTTATGAAAATTGTGGAAAAACCAAAAGAATGGATTTCTGATTATGCTATTGTTGGTGCTTATGTTTATGACAACCGAGTTATAGAGTTTGCTAAAAACGTTAAACCATCAGCGCGTGGTGAAATTGAGATTACCGATTTGCATAATGCTTATTTGGATTTAGGTGAGCTCGATGTTCGATTTATTGAAGGCGGATATTTTGACGCCGGTACTTTTGATTCGCTTTTGGCTGCTGGAAATTTTATGGCACAAAAAGCAAAAGATTAA
- a CDS encoding HD domain-containing protein → MNQSLLLELKQSAEKTLAKNKRFHDFAHAMEVLNNVVAIIKNEGGDKDILYAAALFHDASNFQEKGMEGVDGAKIARKALIKIKVFPRKKIKGVSDLIISLDRQAMSLEETILSDADELASFSRLSVARGFMIYGSRGVTVKSAVEDFLRYIDKRYYSFKRKKSHTKTARKLAEVRYPEIKKFLQSLYLCTRSK, encoded by the coding sequence ATGAATCAAAGCTTATTGCTGGAATTAAAACAAAGCGCAGAAAAGACTCTCGCTAAAAATAAAAGATTTCATGACTTTGCTCATGCGATGGAGGTTTTAAATAATGTTGTTGCTATTATTAAAAATGAGGGCGGTGATAAAGACATTCTTTACGCCGCCGCTTTGTTTCATGACGCTTCAAATTTTCAGGAAAAAGGGATGGAGGGCGTCGATGGGGCTAAGATAGCTCGAAAAGCATTAATTAAGATTAAGGTATTTCCTCGAAAGAAAATAAAAGGAGTAAGTGACTTAATTATAAGTCTAGATAGGCAGGCGATGAGTTTGGAAGAAACTATTTTGAGTGACGCTGACGAGCTTGCTAGTTTTAGTAGATTATCCGTTGCTCGTGGTTTTATGATTTATGGCTCGCGGGGTGTGACGGTAAAATCGGCAGTCGAAGATTTTTTACGATATATTGATAAACGTTATTACAGCTTTAAACGAAAGAAATCGCATACCAAAACCGCTAGAAAGTTAGCTGAGGTTAGATATCCAGAAATAAAAAAATTTTTGCAATCTTTATATTTATGTACCCGATCAAAGTAA
- the rplI gene encoding 50S ribosomal protein L9 — protein MKVILTKQINGLGGIGEIKEVADGYARNFLLNRSLAIVATPQAINEWQEKVKKQEEQKRIAGKNASAIAKKLSGLVLELKVKTNDEKKLFGSIHKNQIIIALAEKEYFLNAKDLILPDHIKTVGDYFVGYNLKDGGSGKFKLRVISDTGNK, from the coding sequence ATGAAAGTTATTTTGACCAAACAGATTAATGGTTTGGGCGGTATTGGAGAAATCAAAGAGGTAGCTGACGGTTATGCTCGAAATTTTTTATTAAATCGTTCTCTGGCCATAGTCGCTACACCGCAAGCAATTAATGAATGGCAGGAAAAAGTAAAAAAACAAGAAGAACAAAAGAGGATAGCCGGCAAAAACGCTTCAGCTATTGCTAAGAAATTAAGCGGTCTAGTCTTGGAATTAAAAGTAAAGACCAATGACGAGAAAAAACTTTTTGGTTCGATTCATAAAAATCAGATAATCATCGCTTTGGCGGAGAAAGAATATTTTTTGAATGCTAAAGACTTGATTTTACCGGATCATATAAAAACCGTTGGTGATTATTTCGTTGGCTATAATTTAAAAGACGGCGGCAGCGGTAAATTTAAACTGCGCGTCATTAGTGATACAGGTAATAAGTAA
- a CDS encoding CTP synthase yields the protein MQKFIFVVGGVMSGVGKGISVASIAKILQGKGFRTTAIKIDPYVNVDAGTMNPIEHGEVFVTDDGDETDQDIGNYERFLNQDILRINYMTTGRVYQSVIARERNLEYDGRCVQVVPHIPIEVIDRIKKAAAKAKADFTIIEIGGTVGEYENILFLEAVRMMKLKNPKDIAIVLVSYLPIPGKLGEMKTKPTQHASRALNSVGLQADFILARASVSVDKPRREKLAVFCGVPATNIISAPDVDSIYEVPLNFEKEGFGNQILKHFGIKARQRDLKDWQKMVNQVKAAKKEVNIGIVGKYFSTGNFVLADSYISVIEAIKHACRVNNCKPKLQWLSTKDIEDRGPQEVLAGLDGVIVPQGWGKRGAEGKIATIRYCREKKVPYFGLCYGMQMAVIEFSRNVCGFKDANSEEVNPKTEHPVIHIMPEQQEYLKKRQYGGTIRLGAWPCKLKKDSHIAKAYANKLSISERHRHRYEFNNKFRQILEKKGLIVCGTSPDGKLVEAVEIADHPFFIGTQFHPEYKSRPLAPHPLFVEFVRVCSKK from the coding sequence ATGCAAAAATTTATTTTCGTAGTTGGCGGTGTGATGTCCGGGGTAGGCAAAGGTATTTCCGTTGCCTCGATTGCTAAGATTTTACAAGGTAAAGGTTTTCGCACGACAGCGATCAAGATTGATCCTTATGTTAATGTTGACGCTGGCACAATGAATCCGATAGAGCACGGTGAAGTATTTGTAACTGATGATGGTGATGAGACCGATCAAGACATCGGCAACTATGAACGATTTTTAAATCAAGACATTCTGCGTATCAATTATATGACCACTGGGCGTGTTTATCAGTCAGTGATCGCCCGAGAAAGAAATTTGGAGTATGACGGTCGTTGTGTTCAGGTAGTGCCGCATATCCCAATAGAAGTAATTGACCGTATAAAAAAAGCCGCAGCCAAAGCTAAAGCCGATTTTACCATTATTGAGATTGGTGGTACGGTCGGTGAGTATGAAAACATTTTGTTTTTAGAAGCGGTTCGCATGATGAAACTAAAAAATCCCAAGGATATCGCCATAGTTTTGGTAAGCTATTTACCGATTCCCGGCAAGTTGGGCGAGATGAAAACCAAGCCAACACAGCATGCTTCGCGCGCGCTCAACTCGGTTGGTCTGCAAGCCGATTTTATTTTAGCTCGAGCTTCAGTATCGGTTGATAAGCCTCGTCGAGAAAAGTTGGCAGTATTTTGTGGTGTGCCAGCTACCAATATTATTTCGGCTCCCGACGTTGACTCTATATACGAAGTGCCGCTTAATTTTGAAAAAGAAGGTTTCGGTAATCAAATTCTTAAGCATTTTGGTATTAAAGCGCGTCAACGTGATCTAAAGGATTGGCAAAAAATGGTCAATCAAGTTAAAGCTGCTAAAAAAGAAGTTAATATTGGAATCGTTGGTAAGTATTTTAGCACCGGAAATTTTGTTTTGGCTGATTCTTATATTTCAGTTATTGAAGCAATTAAACACGCTTGTCGGGTAAACAACTGTAAGCCAAAATTGCAATGGCTGAGTACTAAGGACATTGAAGATCGTGGACCGCAAGAAGTTCTAGCCGGTTTAGACGGCGTGATAGTTCCTCAGGGCTGGGGTAAGCGCGGTGCCGAAGGAAAGATCGCCACTATTCGATATTGTCGCGAAAAAAAGGTGCCATATTTTGGTTTATGCTATGGCATGCAAATGGCGGTGATTGAATTTTCTCGCAACGTTTGCGGTTTTAAAGACGCCAATTCGGAAGAAGTTAATCCTAAGACCGAGCATCCGGTAATTCATATTATGCCGGAGCAACAAGAGTATCTCAAAAAACGGCAGTATGGCGGCACGATTCGTCTTGGTGCCTGGCCGTGCAAGCTAAAAAAAGACAGTCATATTGCCAAGGCTTATGCTAATAAATTATCTATTTCTGAACGTCATCGCCATCGTTACGAGTTTAATAATAAATTCCGTCAAATATTAGAAAAAAAAGGATTGATCGTTTGTGGTACCTCACCGGACGGAAAATTAGTTGAAGCCGTGGAAATTGCCGATCATCCATTTTTTATTGGCACTCAGTTTCATCCTGAGTATAAATCACGACCGTTGGCCCCGCATCCATTGTTTGTTGAATTTGTTAGGGTTTGTTCAAAAAAATAG
- a CDS encoding S41 family peptidase, with amino-acid sequence MKNIFQKYFVVYIVVILVCLSFIGGLTVGRIEKGSEQGRVNNFLQDNKDNSYLVKNVNFQILDEIWKTIKSDYLYKDKVLDTQMFYGALRGVVDSLGDQHSMFFDPKEVKEFEDEMRGTFEGIGAELGIKNNQVVIVSPLADSPANKAGLKSGDKIMAVDGKMTASLALDEVVSMIRGPKGTKVSLLIIREGWDSPKEIEIIRDEIRIDSVRWSIKEGNIVYIEMYSFNDDTTKLFNKAINEILLKNPKGIILDLRNNPGGYFDGAVSVASEWIDEGNVVAKESFDGTKQNEYRAEGKSRLKGYPTVVLINGGSASGAEIVAGALQDYKIATLVGEKSFGKGSVQEFKNISDGSAIKLTIAKWLTPNNRDIDKEGIIPDIEVVPTEEDYKNNIDSQLQKAIEIIKSK; translated from the coding sequence ATGAAAAATATTTTTCAGAAATATTTTGTTGTTTATATAGTGGTAATTTTGGTTTGTTTAAGTTTTATCGGCGGATTAACCGTTGGAAGAATAGAAAAAGGTTCGGAGCAAGGAAGGGTAAACAATTTTTTGCAAGATAATAAAGACAATTCTTATTTAGTGAAAAATGTTAATTTTCAGATTTTAGACGAAATTTGGAAGACGATAAAAAGTGATTATCTTTATAAAGACAAGGTGTTAGACACGCAGATGTTTTATGGCGCTTTGCGCGGAGTAGTGGATTCCTTGGGTGATCAGCATTCGATGTTTTTTGATCCCAAAGAAGTAAAAGAGTTTGAAGATGAAATGCGGGGAACGTTTGAGGGTATCGGCGCGGAGCTGGGAATAAAAAATAATCAGGTAGTTATAGTTTCTCCGTTAGCCGATTCACCGGCAAATAAGGCTGGTCTAAAATCGGGAGATAAAATAATGGCGGTTGACGGAAAAATGACAGCGTCGCTTGCTTTAGATGAGGTGGTAAGCATGATTCGTGGACCGAAAGGCACGAAAGTAAGTTTGTTGATTATCCGCGAAGGCTGGGATAGTCCTAAGGAAATAGAAATTATCAGAGATGAAATTCGTATTGACAGTGTTCGTTGGAGTATAAAAGAAGGTAATATTGTTTATATAGAAATGTACAGTTTTAATGATGATACGACAAAATTATTTAATAAAGCAATTAACGAAATATTACTCAAAAATCCTAAAGGAATAATTTTGGATTTGCGTAATAATCCCGGTGGGTATTTTGACGGTGCTGTTAGTGTGGCAAGCGAGTGGATTGACGAAGGTAATGTGGTTGCCAAAGAATCGTTTGATGGTACAAAACAAAACGAATATCGAGCAGAAGGTAAGAGTCGGTTAAAAGGCTACCCCACAGTAGTATTGATTAACGGAGGTTCTGCTTCCGGCGCGGAAATAGTAGCCGGGGCATTACAGGATTATAAAATAGCCACCCTGGTTGGAGAAAAGAGTTTTGGTAAGGGGTCGGTTCAGGAATTCAAAAATATTTCTGACGGTTCGGCGATTAAATTGACTATCGCCAAATGGCTCACCCCCAATAATCGGGATATCGATAAAGAGGGTATTATTCCTGATATTGAGGTTGTGCCGACGGAAGAAGATTATAAAAATAATATAGATTCACAATTGCAAAAAGCCATCGAAATTATTAAAAGTAAATGA
- the murA gene encoding UDP-N-acetylglucosamine 1-carboxyvinyltransferase — MPKFIISGGAKIGGEIKVGGAKNAALKIFPAAILFKEKIRITNVPDIEDVHRCEELLKDIGALVNNLGNGVYEVDASNINKTDLNPEIVKKFRSSIMFVGPLLARAGQARFPHPGGCVIGAGGRPIDLFLDGFSKMGVELKTEDKFYHLFAKNIFGTQYFFSKVTVTGTESIMMTAVLAKGTTVLKNCALEPEITALADFLNSCGAKISGAGTPTITIEGVDGLRGGEYRVIPDRIETGTFAIMAAVLNNKLKITDCNPEHVGALWPLFDKIGVNYELGHDYVVVHSTKGPLKACSMQTHEYPGFATDLQSPYVVLATQCQGLSLIHETIYDRRLLFTDMLTQMGANIIMCDPHRVVVSGPTKLYAKKLVSPDLRAGITMVIAGMIAEGTTEIDNIYQIERGYEKIVERLIRIGVNIKKTEE; from the coding sequence ATGCCAAAATTTATTATCAGTGGTGGCGCAAAAATAGGCGGAGAAATTAAGGTCGGCGGCGCTAAAAACGCGGCTTTAAAAATTTTTCCCGCCGCTATTTTATTTAAAGAAAAAATTAGAATTACCAACGTTCCCGATATTGAAGATGTGCACCGTTGCGAAGAGCTGCTTAAAGATATTGGTGCACTGGTAAACAATTTAGGCAATGGCGTTTATGAGGTAGATGCAAGTAATATAAACAAAACAGATTTAAACCCAGAAATAGTAAAAAAGTTTCGTTCTTCCATAATGTTTGTCGGTCCGCTACTGGCGCGTGCCGGGCAGGCTCGCTTTCCTCATCCCGGTGGTTGTGTAATTGGTGCCGGCGGTCGACCCATCGATTTATTTTTAGATGGTTTTTCTAAAATGGGAGTTGAACTAAAGACTGAAGATAAATTTTATCATTTATTTGCAAAAAATATTTTTGGTACGCAATATTTTTTCTCTAAAGTTACTGTTACCGGTACTGAGAGCATAATGATGACCGCTGTACTAGCAAAGGGCACGACGGTGTTAAAAAATTGTGCTCTAGAGCCGGAGATAACAGCACTTGCCGATTTTTTGAATAGTTGTGGCGCTAAAATATCCGGCGCTGGTACACCGACTATTACTATCGAGGGGGTAGACGGTTTGCGCGGGGGAGAATATAGGGTTATACCAGACAGGATCGAAACCGGCACCTTCGCTATTATGGCTGCGGTTTTAAATAATAAATTAAAAATCACTGATTGCAATCCGGAACACGTAGGAGCGTTGTGGCCGCTGTTTGATAAGATCGGGGTAAATTATGAGTTAGGTCATGATTATGTTGTTGTTCATTCTACTAAGGGTCCGCTCAAAGCTTGTAGTATGCAAACTCATGAATATCCAGGGTTTGCTACCGACCTGCAATCACCATATGTTGTTTTAGCTACTCAATGTCAGGGGCTAAGTTTGATTCATGAAACTATTTATGATCGTCGGTTACTTTTTACCGATATGTTAACGCAAATGGGTGCAAATATTATTATGTGCGATCCGCATCGGGTGGTTGTTAGTGGTCCGACTAAACTTTACGCGAAAAAACTGGTTAGTCCCGATTTGCGTGCCGGTATTACTATGGTTATTGCTGGTATGATTGCCGAAGGGACTACGGAGATAGACAATATTTATCAAATCGAACGTGGTTACGAGAAGATTGTTGAAAGGTTGATTCGTATCGGCGTTAATATTAAAAAAACAGAGGAATAA
- a CDS encoding MJ1255/VC2487 family glycosyltransferase, with translation MARILYSVQGVGMGHAMRSLVVIEHLCSEGHEVIITANHKAYDFFKTRYPRVYELKGFDFVLDKNGMMLWIPTFLRWVEKMPVYFLQNTRRLRKIINEFKPQIVVTDFEPFAHYIANIYRLPLVSIDNQQRIIFCPLKLSKGYRDEIFRAKAAIKSFIVKADYYIILDFAGCKLKKEKNNVFLTPPILRKEIVRAQPTDGNKILVYMWERYADRAIQVLNKIPEHNFILYGLNREGKEGNVELRLFSTENMVKDLAACHAIIGNAGFTLVSEAMFLQKPFLVVPMAGQFEQIVNALEIKEKNYGLTVDELTVENVREFLSRLPEFKKSLQGKDFCGNEKVFTILDKIIKDNSR, from the coding sequence ATGGCTAGAATTTTGTACTCAGTCCAAGGTGTTGGCATGGGGCATGCGATGCGTAGTTTGGTGGTAATAGAGCATCTGTGTTCCGAAGGGCATGAAGTAATTATCACCGCCAACCACAAAGCTTATGATTTTTTCAAAACTCGCTATCCGCGAGTTTATGAGTTAAAAGGATTTGATTTTGTTTTGGATAAAAACGGAATGATGCTTTGGATACCAACATTTTTGCGATGGGTGGAAAAAATGCCGGTTTATTTTTTGCAGAATACCAGGAGGTTACGAAAAATCATCAATGAGTTTAAGCCGCAAATAGTAGTCACCGACTTCGAACCTTTTGCGCACTATATTGCTAATATTTATCGCTTGCCGCTTGTTAGTATAGACAACCAACAGCGGATAATTTTTTGCCCACTCAAATTATCAAAAGGCTATCGTGACGAAATTTTTCGTGCCAAAGCTGCGATTAAATCTTTTATCGTGAAAGCCGATTATTATATTATTTTGGATTTTGCCGGTTGCAAGTTAAAAAAAGAAAAAAATAATGTTTTTTTGACACCACCGATTTTACGCAAAGAGATAGTACGCGCCCAGCCGACCGATGGGAATAAAATTTTGGTTTACATGTGGGAGCGTTACGCCGATCGGGCGATACAGGTATTAAATAAAATACCAGAGCACAATTTTATTTTATATGGTTTAAATCGTGAAGGCAAAGAGGGGAATGTGGAACTGCGTTTATTTTCTACGGAAAATATGGTAAAAGACTTGGCGGCTTGTCACGCGATAATTGGCAACGCTGGCTTTACTTTGGTTAGCGAAGCGATGTTTTTACAAAAACCGTTTCTGGTTGTGCCGATGGCTGGTCAGTTTGAGCAGATAGTTAATGCCCTGGAGATTAAAGAAAAAAACTACGGTCTGACTGTTGATGAGCTGACGGTCGAAAACGTTAGAGAATTTTTGTCACGGCTACCGGAGTTTAAAAAATCATTACAAGGTAAAGATTTTTGTGGTAACGAAAAAGTTTTTACAATCTTAGACAAAATAATAAAAGATAATAGTAGATAA
- a CDS encoding dTDP-4-dehydrorhamnose 3,5-epimerase family protein translates to MIDGVVIKKITRYNDNRGWLGEIYRSDEFDFKPAMSYISVTNPGVVRGPHEHRAQADLFVFVGPGSFRLHLWDNRKDSQTYGEKYEEEFGENNPAAVIVPAGVVHGYKCSSAIAGWVINMPDKLYKGEGKKEDIDEIRWEQDVNSPFKI, encoded by the coding sequence ATGATTGACGGAGTAGTAATAAAAAAAATAACTCGCTATAATGATAATAGAGGATGGCTTGGTGAGATTTATCGTTCTGATGAATTTGATTTCAAACCAGCTATGTCCTATATCTCTGTGACCAATCCCGGTGTTGTTCGTGGTCCACACGAACACCGAGCCCAAGCAGATCTTTTCGTCTTTGTTGGACCGGGGTCGTTTCGTTTGCACTTATGGGATAATAGAAAAGATAGCCAAACCTATGGCGAAAAGTATGAAGAGGAGTTTGGCGAAAATAATCCAGCGGCAGTGATAGTTCCGGCTGGTGTAGTACATGGTTATAAGTGTTCATCTGCAATTGCTGGTTGGGTGATAAATATGCCAGATAAATTATATAAAGGTGAAGGTAAAAAGGAAGATATAGACGAAATTCGTTGGGAACAAGATGTTAATTCTCCTTTTAAAATTTAA
- a CDS encoding CDP-alcohol phosphatidyltransferase family protein encodes MELFKPKLQPHDKIMKYTVLLLIPKFLRPNHFTYLRFVFTPLVIYFILVSDYRAALVSFLLVAFTDAIDGSLARTRDQITERGTVLDPIADKILISSTIFVLMLKHINVFISLAIIILESLFLVGWYLRHKYGKKEKVNVWGKIKMILQVAGVAILLLGLCTGNPMMFYYSQTTLIFAIIFALISLFSYGI; translated from the coding sequence ATGGAACTCTTCAAACCAAAACTTCAGCCGCATGACAAGATAATGAAATATACGGTCTTGCTTTTGATTCCAAAATTTTTGCGTCCGAACCATTTTACTTATTTACGTTTTGTTTTTACGCCGCTTGTTATTTATTTTATTTTAGTTTCTGACTATCGGGCAGCTTTAGTTTCTTTTTTGTTGGTTGCTTTTACCGATGCGATCGATGGATCACTGGCTAGAACCAGGGATCAAATCACTGAGAGAGGAACGGTTTTAGATCCGATAGCGGACAAAATATTAATCAGTTCAACAATTTTTGTTTTAATGCTTAAACATATAAATGTTTTTATTTCTCTAGCAATTATAATCCTGGAATCATTGTTTTTGGTTGGCTGGTATCTTCGTCATAAGTACGGCAAAAAAGAAAAAGTAAATGTTTGGGGCAAAATAAAGATGATTTTGCAGGTGGCGGGAGTGGCGATTTTACTTTTGGGATTATGCACGGGAAATCCGATGATGTTTTACTATTCTCAGACTACTTTGATTTTTGCTATTATTTTTGCCTTAATCAGTTTATTTAGTTACGGCATATAG
- a CDS encoding diacylglycerol kinase family protein has product MKILVIHNSVAGKKRKVVRTARRILQNFDYDWVETNKNGDYLEKIDGKIYNRVVVFGGDGTVHQTVNWILKNNYDLVLGVVPVGSANLLAKSFKIPSNVGLALDLALTGETETIDVGLINKEKYFIIAAGLGYDAWVIKNTKRAWKRLFGFFAYTISAWHGLFHLRETNFSFTIDGQRVQHHAKTVFIMNFGKFLGFELGPDISYNDGCFSLAVVRPVKPIDYVRMLGRLIGRKFNWEKRLDYYKFKRLQINYDKNILLQVDGEGWQAGSPIEIEVAKQKLKVVTR; this is encoded by the coding sequence ATGAAAATATTAGTCATCCACAATTCGGTCGCTGGCAAAAAAAGAAAAGTCGTGCGCACTGCCCGACGGATTTTGCAAAATTTTGATTATGATTGGGTGGAGACGAATAAAAATGGGGACTATCTGGAAAAAATTGACGGCAAAATTTACAATCGAGTAGTTGTTTTTGGCGGTGACGGCACGGTGCACCAAACGGTAAACTGGATTTTGAAAAATAACTACGATTTGGTTTTGGGCGTGGTGCCGGTGGGTAGCGCCAATCTACTCGCTAAAAGTTTTAAAATTCCAAGTAACGTCGGACTAGCTCTTGATCTAGCCTTAACCGGGGAGACAGAAACGATTGATGTCGGGCTGATAAATAAAGAAAAGTATTTTATAATTGCCGCCGGTCTGGGGTATGACGCTTGGGTAATAAAAAATACCAAGCGTGCCTGGAAAAGATTATTTGGTTTTTTTGCCTATACTATTTCCGCTTGGCATGGTTTGTTTCATTTACGGGAAACTAATTTTTCGTTTACTATCGACGGTCAGCGCGTACAACATCATGCTAAAACTGTTTTTATTATGAACTTTGGCAAGTTTCTTGGTTTTGAACTTGGTCCGGATATCTCTTACAACGATGGTTGTTTTTCATTAGCCGTAGTGCGACCGGTTAAGCCAATAGATTACGTTCGAATGCTTGGGCGGCTAATCGGCAGAAAATTTAATTGGGAAAAACGGTTGGATTATTATAAATTTAAAAGATTGCAAATAAATTATGATAAAAATATTTTGTTGCAGGTTGACGGTGAGGGTTGGCAAGCGGGAAGTCCGATTGAGATTGAAGTGGCGAAGCAGAAATTGAAAGTGGTAACGAGATAA